In one Musa acuminata AAA Group cultivar baxijiao chromosome BXJ2-5, Cavendish_Baxijiao_AAA, whole genome shotgun sequence genomic region, the following are encoded:
- the LOC135612439 gene encoding uncharacterized protein LOC135612439 isoform X1 codes for MADDFQKQLLSSLVSDIKNYDGRDPLRPWLHGIRRMKESLPPRILKEKLPRFLQKCAQTFESDRRYRNDARYLRVWIELMDYVDDAKVLLRKMEKNGIGLKRAMFYLAYALYYEKQKKFTEAEKMYHMGVQNLAEPAGELQKSYEQFLRRMELYKKRKAKEVVSNKRCLTLKGTHMSKESITDQEGITEKKEIVDDKVQIVDAEDASQKPHHIEGSSKPRCKVRGSAVLGRSSKHRDYLVVDWEKQIPHDTDDTVVVKFVDSAIVGRSEAEDACHHGLVDPTINMKEAMNAIGSMFREPIEPEIMVKRRSSKPKAIPHTNGFEVFIDDDFGDGPNFGSCPTRNEQCGVSDLPNLRSNKHGEAFFPEALKNQRKTEVQKPFLREFKILADDDEVDEVIDRQIEVAKPPIANASICSKQHDPASSSYGNSNMIIPGLHEETIVHRFVGSTVLGEPKVENACHHGLVDPTINLKEAMDDINSMFGKPLDFFNGDKPKKKPGFVCSDKQPACDGFAVSCEGFSILADDDMEDPENNAPPENFCENGDLFEPTIFTKEAMAEINEMFGKPLDF; via the exons ATGGCGGACGACTTCCAGAAGCAGCTGCTCTCCTCGCTCGTATCCGACATCAAGAACTATGACGGCCGTGATCCTCTCCGCCCTTGGCTTCA CGGCATTCGGAGGATGAAGGAATCTCTGCCTCCTCGAATCTTGAAAGAGAAGCTGCCGAGATTCCTGCAGAAGTGCGCCCAGACTTTTGAATCCGATCGCAGATACCGAAATGACGCTCGATACCTCCGCGTCTGGATCGAACTG ATGGATTACGTGGATGATGCCAAGGTGCTTTTGAGGAAGATGGAGAAGAACGGTATTGGCTTGAAACGAGCGATGTTCTATTTGGCGTATGCTTTGTACTATGAGAAGCAGAAGAAGTTCACAGAAGCGGAGAAGATGTACCATATGGGTGTTCAAAA CCTTGCAGAGCCTGCCGGTGAGTTACAAAAATCATATGAGCAGTTTCTTCGTCGAATGGAGTTgtacaagaaaagaaaagctAAA GAGGTGGTGTCCAATAAAAGATGCTTAACATTGAAAGGTACTCATATGAGCAAAGAAAGTATTACTGACCAGGAAG GGATTACAGAGAAGAAGGAAATAGTTGATGATAAAGTTCAAATAGTTGATGCAGAGGATGCTTCACAGAAACCTCATCATATTGAAG GTTCCAGCAAACCAAGATGTAAAGTTCGAGGATCAGCAGTTCTTGGAAGATCATCTAAACACAGAGATTATCTTGTTGTTGATTGGGAAAAACAAATTCCACATGATACTGATGACACAGTAGTGGTGAAGTTTGTAGACTCTGCAATAGTTGGAAGGTCTGAAGCAGAAGATGCTTGCCATCACGGACTTGTGGATCCCACCATCAACATGAAGGAGGCTATGAATGCCATCGGTAGCATGTTTCGGGAGCCAATAGAGCCAGAGATCATGGTTAAAAGAAGATCAAGTAAACCAAAGGCTATTCCGCATACCAATGGGTTTGAAGTGTTCATTGATGACGATTTTGGTGATGGACCAAACTTTGGTTCTTGCCCCACAAGGAATGAGCAGTGTGGTGTTAGTGATCTTCCAAACCTGCGGTCCAATAAGCATGGAGAAGCTTTCTTTCCGGAAGCACTGAAGAACCAAAGGAAAACAGAAGTACAGAAGCCATTTCTCAGAGAGTTCAAAATATTGGCTGATGATGATGAAGTTGATGAGGTGATTGATAGGCAGATTGAAGTTGCCAAGCCACCAATtgctaatgcttccatttgttcAAAACAACATGATCCGGCTTCTAGCAGCTATGGCAATTCCAATATGATCATCCCGGGATTACACGAAGAGACTATTGTTCACAGATTTGTCGGATCAACTGTTCTTGGTGAACCCAAAGTGGAAAATGCATGCCACCATGGTTTGGTAGATCCAACCATCAACCTGAAGGAAGCTATGGATGATATAAACAGCATGTTTGGGAAGCCATTGGATTTCTTTAACGGCGACAAACCAAAGAAGAAGCCAGGGTTCGTGTGTTCAGATAAGCAACCAGCTTGTGATGGATTTGCTGTATCTTGTGAAGGATTCTCGATATTGGCCGATGATGACATGGAAGATCCAGAAAACAATGCTCCACCTGAAAACTTTTGTGAAAATGGTGATCTATTTGAGCCAACCATTTTTACCAAGGAGGCTATGGCCGAAATCAATGAAATGTTTGGAAAGCCTTTGGACTTCTGA
- the LOC135612437 gene encoding SAM50-like protein SPAC17C9.06: MATPSDSEAGPNPKPVEELETESATNDEHHGEDEDEIEDEEEEEEGDDEEEAEEDETPAAQRENINRLFRRLSGGPVRLRVQDIIIRGNTKTKDALIEAEVLDAFRSACSMQELIQAAGLANTRLRQLDIFDSVSITLDSGPSELPGTANVVIDVVEARNPLTGEFGAYSKPEARSWSLEGSLKLKNLFGYGDIWDASGAYGFGQTSEISAGVSLPRFKAISTPLTTRVSLLSQDWLKFSSYKERLLGLSVGLISTGNHDLAYNLTWRNLSDPSHMSSKTIRRQLGHSLLSSLKYTYRIDHRDSNLRPTRGYAFLSTSQFGGLGPDSRIIRFIRQEFDVRGAFPLGFYNAAVNFGVAAGAIMPWGRGFMDSTSPLPERFYMGGHSSPICSLGGPTSLLGFKLRGVGPTDERRAILTKHGEDEATTPSGRIASPGGDAIGGNLAVTAFADLSFDLPLKLFRESGVHGHMFLNTGNVVDLTLAEFKNFSFRGFLETFRSSAGFGIIFPTRFFRMEINYCYILKQLQHDHGKTGIQFSFSTP, encoded by the exons ATGGCGACCCCCTCCGACTCCGAAGCCGGCCCGAACCCTAAGCCCGTCGAAGAATTGGAGACTGAGAGTGCTACTAACGATGAACACCACGGCGAGGACGAAGACGAGatcgaggacgaggaggaggaggaggagggcgacgacgaggaggaggcggaggaagaCGAAACTCCCGCCGCCCAGAGGGAGAATATCAATCGCCTCTTCCGCCGCCTCTCCGGGGGCCCCGTCCGCCTCCGCGTCCAAGACATCATCATCCGGGGCAACACCAAGACCAAGGACGCCCTCATCGAAGCCGAGGTCCTCGATGCCTTCCGCTCCGCCTGCTCCATGCAGGAGCTCATCCAGGCTGCTGGCCTCGCCAACACGCGCCTCCGCCAGTTGGATATCTTCGACTCGGTTTCCATTACGCTCGATTCCGGCCCCTCCGAGCTCCCTGGCACCGCCAATGTCGTCATTGATGTCGTAGAGGCCAGGAATCCGCTGACTGGTGAATTCGGGGCATATTCAAAGCCAGAG GCTAGATCTTGGTCACTTGAAGGATCACTGAAGCTCAAAAACTTGTTTGGCTATGGTGATATTTGGGATGCTTCTGGGGCTTATGGTTTTGGTCAAACATCAGAGATAAGTGCTGGAGTGTCGTTGCCCAGATTCAAAGCAATCTCAACTCCTCTTACGACTCGGGTGTCATTACTCTCTCAAGATTGGTTAAAGTTTTCATCATACAAGGAACGCCTATTGGGTCTTTCTGTTGGTTTGATATCAACTGGAAACCATGACCTGGCTTACAATCTTACATGGCGTAACTTATCCGATCCATCACACATGTCATCCAAAACAATACGGAGACAGTTAGGACATAGTCTTCTTTCCTCTTTAAAATACACATACAGGATTGACCATAGAGATTCTAATCTGAGGCCAACACGTGGGTATGCTTTCCTTTCAACTTCTCAATTTGGTGGTCTTGGACCAGATAGTAGGATCATACGATTTATCAGACAG GAGTTTGATGTTAGAGGAGCTTTCCCCTTGGGATTTTACAATGCTGCTGTCAACTTTGGTGTTGCagcaggtgcgataatgccatgGGGAAGGGGATTTATGGACTCAACATCACCATTACCTGAACGATTTTACATGGGCGGTCATTCTTCTCCTATATGCAGTTTGGGTGGTCCTACTTCTTTGTTGGGGTTTAAGTTAAGAGGAGTAGGCCCAACCGATGAGCGGAGAGCAATTCTTACCAAACATGGTGAAGATGAAGCTACCACTCCTTCTGGAAGGATTGCCTCTCCAGGCGGGGACGCCATCGGAGGTAATCTTGCAGTTACTGCCTTTGCTGATCTCTCATTTGATCTACCGCTAAAGTTGTTTAGAGAGTCTGGAGTGCACGGTCACATGTTTTTAAACACCGGGAATGTTGTCGATTTGACACTGGCGGAGTTCAAGAATTTCTCGTTTCGGGGATTCTTGGAGACATTTAGGAGCTCAGCCGGATTTGGCATAATCTTCCCCACCAGATTCTTTCGCATGGAG ATTAACTACTGTTATATATTGAAACAACTACAGCATGACCATGGAAAGACAGGCATACAATTCAGCTTCTCCACTCCATAG
- the LOC135612440 gene encoding uncharacterized protein At5g39865-like: MWPPWVNSTRSSGAACRSPSFSSPTLKDLHAILDDGPGKPPSSHALRRILHRACLASTALRALRSAASAPSSDPLDRRRRGVFVLYFTSLRVVRRTFEDCRSVRSILRGLRVAVDERDLSMDPRFLSELQAALDCPQPTLPQVFLAGRCLGGADEIHGLHESGELKALIDGLAPATSVCNRCGGVRFVLCAVCSGSHKRYSDKGGDFRACDECNENGLVRCPDCLTSAV; encoded by the coding sequence ATGTGGCCACCGTGGGTGAATTCCACACGATCCTCCGGCGCTGCCTGCCGTTCGCCCTCCTTCTCGTCCCCCACCCTCAAAGACCTCCACGCCATCCTCGACGATGGCCCCGGAAAGCCCCCCTCCTCCCACGCCCTCCGCCGCATCCTCCACCGAGCCTGCCTTGCCTCCACCGCCCTACGCGCCCTCCGCTCCGCCGCCTCCGCCCCTTCCTCCGACCCCCTAgaccgccgccgccgcggcgTCTTCGTTCTCTACTTCACCTCCCTCCGAGTCGTCCGCCGCACCTTTGAGGACTGCCGCTCCGTCCGCTCCATCCTCCGGGGCCTCCGCGTCGCCGTCGACGAGCGCGACCTCTCCATGGACCCCCGCTTCCTCTCCGAGCTCCAGGCCGCCCTCGACTGCCCCCAGCCCACCCTCCCCCAGGTCTTCCTCGCCGGCCGATGCCTCGGCGGCGCCGACGAGATCCACGGCCTCCACGAGTCCGGCGAGCTCAAGGCCCTCATCGACGGGCTCGCCCCCGCTACCTCCGTCTGCAACCGCTGCGGCGGCGTGCGCTTCGTTCTCTGCGCCGTCTGCAGCGGCAGCCACAAGCGGTACAGCGACAAGGGCGGCGACTTCCGGGCCTGCGACGAGTGCAACGAGAACGGCCTCGTTCGTTGCCCCGATTGCCTCACGTCAGCCGTCTGA
- the LOC135612439 gene encoding uncharacterized protein LOC135612439 isoform X2: MADDFQKQLLSSLVSDIKNYDGRDPLRPWLHGIRRMKESLPPRILKEKLPRFLQKCAQTFESDRRYRNDARYLRVWIELMDYVDDAKVLLRKMEKNGIGLKRAMFYLAYALYYEKQKKFTEAEKMYHMGVQNLAEPAGELQKSYEQFLRRMELYKKRKAKEVVSNKRCLTLKGITEKKEIVDDKVQIVDAEDASQKPHHIEGSSKPRCKVRGSAVLGRSSKHRDYLVVDWEKQIPHDTDDTVVVKFVDSAIVGRSEAEDACHHGLVDPTINMKEAMNAIGSMFREPIEPEIMVKRRSSKPKAIPHTNGFEVFIDDDFGDGPNFGSCPTRNEQCGVSDLPNLRSNKHGEAFFPEALKNQRKTEVQKPFLREFKILADDDEVDEVIDRQIEVAKPPIANASICSKQHDPASSSYGNSNMIIPGLHEETIVHRFVGSTVLGEPKVENACHHGLVDPTINLKEAMDDINSMFGKPLDFFNGDKPKKKPGFVCSDKQPACDGFAVSCEGFSILADDDMEDPENNAPPENFCENGDLFEPTIFTKEAMAEINEMFGKPLDF; encoded by the exons ATGGCGGACGACTTCCAGAAGCAGCTGCTCTCCTCGCTCGTATCCGACATCAAGAACTATGACGGCCGTGATCCTCTCCGCCCTTGGCTTCA CGGCATTCGGAGGATGAAGGAATCTCTGCCTCCTCGAATCTTGAAAGAGAAGCTGCCGAGATTCCTGCAGAAGTGCGCCCAGACTTTTGAATCCGATCGCAGATACCGAAATGACGCTCGATACCTCCGCGTCTGGATCGAACTG ATGGATTACGTGGATGATGCCAAGGTGCTTTTGAGGAAGATGGAGAAGAACGGTATTGGCTTGAAACGAGCGATGTTCTATTTGGCGTATGCTTTGTACTATGAGAAGCAGAAGAAGTTCACAGAAGCGGAGAAGATGTACCATATGGGTGTTCAAAA CCTTGCAGAGCCTGCCGGTGAGTTACAAAAATCATATGAGCAGTTTCTTCGTCGAATGGAGTTgtacaagaaaagaaaagctAAA GAGGTGGTGTCCAATAAAAGATGCTTAACATTGAAAG GGATTACAGAGAAGAAGGAAATAGTTGATGATAAAGTTCAAATAGTTGATGCAGAGGATGCTTCACAGAAACCTCATCATATTGAAG GTTCCAGCAAACCAAGATGTAAAGTTCGAGGATCAGCAGTTCTTGGAAGATCATCTAAACACAGAGATTATCTTGTTGTTGATTGGGAAAAACAAATTCCACATGATACTGATGACACAGTAGTGGTGAAGTTTGTAGACTCTGCAATAGTTGGAAGGTCTGAAGCAGAAGATGCTTGCCATCACGGACTTGTGGATCCCACCATCAACATGAAGGAGGCTATGAATGCCATCGGTAGCATGTTTCGGGAGCCAATAGAGCCAGAGATCATGGTTAAAAGAAGATCAAGTAAACCAAAGGCTATTCCGCATACCAATGGGTTTGAAGTGTTCATTGATGACGATTTTGGTGATGGACCAAACTTTGGTTCTTGCCCCACAAGGAATGAGCAGTGTGGTGTTAGTGATCTTCCAAACCTGCGGTCCAATAAGCATGGAGAAGCTTTCTTTCCGGAAGCACTGAAGAACCAAAGGAAAACAGAAGTACAGAAGCCATTTCTCAGAGAGTTCAAAATATTGGCTGATGATGATGAAGTTGATGAGGTGATTGATAGGCAGATTGAAGTTGCCAAGCCACCAATtgctaatgcttccatttgttcAAAACAACATGATCCGGCTTCTAGCAGCTATGGCAATTCCAATATGATCATCCCGGGATTACACGAAGAGACTATTGTTCACAGATTTGTCGGATCAACTGTTCTTGGTGAACCCAAAGTGGAAAATGCATGCCACCATGGTTTGGTAGATCCAACCATCAACCTGAAGGAAGCTATGGATGATATAAACAGCATGTTTGGGAAGCCATTGGATTTCTTTAACGGCGACAAACCAAAGAAGAAGCCAGGGTTCGTGTGTTCAGATAAGCAACCAGCTTGTGATGGATTTGCTGTATCTTGTGAAGGATTCTCGATATTGGCCGATGATGACATGGAAGATCCAGAAAACAATGCTCCACCTGAAAACTTTTGTGAAAATGGTGATCTATTTGAGCCAACCATTTTTACCAAGGAGGCTATGGCCGAAATCAATGAAATGTTTGGAAAGCCTTTGGACTTCTGA